The genomic window ACCGATGAGTCGGTCGATATCGACAAAATTTTTCGCAACCGATGGACGGCGATCGGGAGAACCGAGTAATAATAAGTCTACGTTCAGCTGTTCTGTCAAGCGACAAATTTCTTCTCCAGGTTTGCCGCTACTAGAATAGCAGCGAGTTGACACACCGTATTTTTGCGCTTCGGCTACTGCTGCGGCTAACACTGGGTTTTTGTCTGGGCTAATTTCAGCCACTTCTGAGGTTTTACCACGTAAATCAGTAGTGACGTTAGCCAAAATTAATTGACTACCCTGAATACCTTGCAGTAAGAACAAAGCTAAATTTAAGCAATGTTTCGCTGCATCAGAGTTATCCATCGCTACCATGATGCGCTTAATTTTTTTGACATAAATGTCATCCTTAACCAGCAACATGGGACGAGAAGACAATTGAAACACATACTGACTTACTGAGTTCGATAAAATTGATTGCAGACGCTTGAGTCCACGAGAACCCATAATAATTAAGTCAGCATCCATTTCATCTGCTACTTGACAGACAACATCTTTAGGATCGCCTTGGCGCAAAATCGAAGATACTTGAGAAGGGTCTAAATTCAATGATTGCATGGCATTCGCCAGAATTTTTCCCCCCTCCTCCCATTTATCTGTCATTGCCGCCGAAGTGCTTTGAGCAGGAACAACGTGCAGAACGGTTACTTTTGCATTGTGGATTGATGGCACTTCCTTCAAAGTTTTGAGCATTTCTTCGGCGTGTCCTAACCCAGAAACCGCTAGCAAAATCTTTTCTATCATTGTTACGTCTTGTTGTTAAGGTTGCTTGGTGTTTAATCTTTAGTAGTTAATGCCGATGAGATTGTCACCACTTTGCTCAACAACCTAGTAATTAAGCTAGCACAATTGGACTTTTAATCATTAGCCATTAACACTAAAAGTAGTAATTGTCTTAAATACTAATGATTTTTTAAGTTTTTTTGTGGCTTATTTACTTAACTTTTCAACTAGGTTTCAATAATTAAGCTTACTCTTAATATTGCCTGATAAAGTTCACAATTTATGATGTTAGTTATTTTTTTTAATCTATATTAAATATTTTTAATTAGAAAATAATTAAGTATTGCAAAATTGGTGAATATCTAGGGCGGGTAAATCCGCCTTTTTTTGACAGTACATTCGCATTAACTCACTGAAACTGAAGACGGTAATTTTAATAGCCTGGTGACTGTAGCAATTAATTTATTGGGGTCAACAGGTTTAGAGATATGTTGCTGAAACCCAGCTTTGAGAGCTTGTAGACTGTCATCCTCACTAGAAAATGCCGTTAGAGCGATCGCTGGAATATGGCCTCCCTGTTGTGCTTCAAGATTACGTAATTTCCGAATCAGAGTGTAGCCATCTTGTTCTGACATTCCAATATCACTAATCAAAATATCTGGTTTTGATTGTTCAATCATTGCTAAGGCTGTATCAGTTGATGCGGCAATATCCGCGATCGCGCCATACTCTGCCAACAAGAAAACCAAGAAATTCCGAGTATCGGTTTCATCATCAACAATTAATACCTTGATGCCCTTGAGAGGAGTGGAATTAAGGGCAAGAATATTTTCTCTTGGTTTACCAAAAGTCTCTTTGCTTGAGTAAATCAGTGGTAACTGCACAGTAAAAGTTGCACCTTGCCCTTCTCCTGGACTGTCCGCAGCAATTGTGCCTCCGTGCAACTCTACCAAATTTCTGACGATCGCCAGTCCCAAACCTAGTCCACTGTGCGATCGCGTGGTAGTGCTGTCTGCTTGTCGGAAACGCTCAAATACGTTGGGGAGAAAGTCCTGATCAATCCCAATTCCTGTATCTATAACTTTGATTTGAGCGCAAACAGCAGATTTACGAATACTCAAAGCAAGAGAATTAGAAGACTGCTGATTCTCTTTTCCAGTTAAGAGTTCCCCTTGAATTGGGCTTTTCGATTCTATACCTTCTAGGTGGACTTCTACTTGACCACCTTGGGGTGTGAATTTAATAGCATTGGTGAGGAGATTCCAGACAATTTGCTGCAACCGCGCTGGATCACCACAGACTGAACCCAAGGTAGCATCAAGAGCAGTATATAATTTAATCCCTTTTGTATCCGCTAAGGGTCGCACTACCTCTAAAGCGGCTTCGATCACAGTAATAGGATTAACAGCACAGAAATTGAGCCTCAGCTGACCCCGAATAATTCTTGATATATCTAAAATATCTTCAATTAGTTGCACCTGAGTATTAGCATTACGTTCAATTGCTTCTAAGGCGCGGGCTGTGGCTTTTTCGTCTAATTTTTTGACACGCAGGATTTTTGACCAGCCCAGCATTGCTGTCAGGGGTGTGCGGAGTTCATGGGATAGTACCGCCAAAAACTCGTCCTTCATGCGATTTGTGGCTTCTGCTTCTTGTCTGGCGGTTTGTTCCCGAATCACTTGCGCGCGGATTTCTTCGGCTTGTTTACGGGTAGTAATATCTTCTAAAGTCCCAACATAACCCAATAATTCGCCTTGATTGGAAAGCATAGGTGAGGAACGTACCTGTACCCACCGCACACTACCATCAGTTGTTTGAAACTGGAATTCTTCTGAATAATTGCCACCTTGTTGAATATATCTAGACCAACTAGCGATCGCTCTTTCTCTATGTTCTGGATAAACTGATTCTAGCCATGTTATTTGTAAACTCTCTACAGCACTCAATTCACAAATTGCCTGATAACGGGGATTAGTATATTTACATAACCCTTCTGTGTCTATTTCAAAAATCCCTACAGGCGAACAGGTACTCAAAGAACAAAATCTTTCTTTACTTTGCCGTAGTTCGGCATTAATGGCGGCGAGTTGATCTGCTTGACGTTGGACTGCTTCAGTTTTCTTAAATAGTTCTACAAACACCGTCACTTTAGACAGCAAAATATTCGAGTCTAGGGGTTTGAGGAGATAATCCACAGCCCCTAAAGCATAACCCTTAAATAGCATTTGATCGCTGGTACTAAATGCTGTCAAAAAGATAATCGGAGTTTGACGCGATCGCCCCCGGCTACGAATGAGGGTAGCAGTTTCAAAACCATCCATCCCTGGCATTTGCACATCCAACAAAATTACGGCGAAATCTTGATGCAGCAGACACCTTAAAGCTTCCTCGCCAGTAGTCGCTCTGACTAAATTCGCACCCAAACGCTCCAAAATAGCCTCTAGTGCCAGCAAATTTTCCAACTTATCATCCACCAGGAGGATGTTTACTTTGGGTTCGGGCTGCATGAGTTCAGTTCCCTGTAGAGTGACAAAGATTGACTAGTAAATGAGAAATATCTGGTAGCGGCAAAATCCAATCTACTGCCAGATCAGAAATAGCTGCGGCAGGCATAATTGGACTTTGGGCTGTGCTTGGCTCTTGTACGATGGTAATACCTCCCCGTGCTTTTACTTTTTTGAGACCTTGTTTACCATCTTGATTAGCCCCTGTCAATATCAGACCAATAACTCGTTCTGCATAGATATCAGCTGCCGATTCAAACAGCACATCTATAGATGGTCTAGCATAAGAAACAGGTTGATCAATAGAAAGAGCAAAATAACCAGGTTCGACTAATAAATGATAATCTGCCGGTGCTAAGTATACTCTACCTGGTATGATTTCATATTTATCTTCTACCTCCTGGATAGGCAATAATGTGTATTCTTGGAGTAATACCTTGAAAGTTTCGTCAGATTCTTTGTGACGATGTTGCACAATTACTATCGCTGCGGGAAAATCGCTAGGTAAATCACCTAAAATATTTTGTAACGCCGACAATCCTCCTAAAGAAGTTCCAATTACTACAATTTTAAAGCACACTAATTTAGCCTCCGGTAAAGCTTTTCACCTTTAGCTATTTCTTCATAATATTGCTCATATGGCGTAAATCTGAGTGATTCTTGCCTGCCTAAACCCAAAATTCCAAAATTACACAAACTGTTATAGAACAATGTATGTACTTGTTTTTGCAGTATCTGATTGAAGTATATTAAAACGTTGCGGCAAAATATGACATTAAATTCATTAAAAGAACTGTCAGTGGCGAGATTATGTTGGGCAAAGATCACATTGTCTCTTAATGAGGCGCGAAAAATGGCATGGTCATAAGCTGCGGTGTAGTATTGTGAAAAAGACTCCTTGCCACCTGCTTTTAAATAAAGCTGAGTATACTCTTGCATGAGTTTGAGAGGAAAAATACCAGTTTTGGCCGTTTGCAATACCTTTTCATTAGTATCGGTAGCATATATGCGACAACGATGATACAGGTTTTCTTCTTGTAGTAAAATTGCCATTGAGTAGACCTCTTCCCCAGTGGAACAGCCAGCGTGCCAGATGCGAATAAAGGGATACGTTCTCAGTAGTGGTACTACGTTATGTCTAAAGGACAGATAAAAACTGGGGTCACGGAACATTGATGTTACATTGACTGTAAGATCCACTAAAAAGCGATCCACACAGGTGCGATCGTGTAGTAGCTTTTCTTGTAATGCAGAAATATTCTTTAAACCCTGAGAGTGCATAAAGCTGTGAATTCGTCGTTTAAGAGAAGCTAGGGCATAATTACGGAAGTCATAACCGTAGTATTGGTATAAACCTTCCAATAACAACTGAATTTCAATGTCCTCTAAACTGGGTTTAGGCAAAATCATATTTATGATTGCAAAATATATAGCAATCCTAAGTCATTAGGGGAGAGCCAATAAAACCAATTCGCAATTCGCAATTCGCAATTCGCAATGGACTAACGTCCCGCTCCGCTCTAAGCGTTGGCGCAGCCTCTCTGACAGGAGAAGCTATGCCGCAGGCTTTACGCAACGATGCTCCCACTCCATTTCGATCTAAGCGCAGCTATGCCGCAGGCTTTACGCAATTAAGTATCATCAGATCAAAGTGAAGTTATGCAATGGAAAAAAATACTACTTGTACAACCAAACCCTGAGTAGTGACAGCAACTGTTCTGTATCTACGGGTTTAGTGATGTAATCAGAAGCACCGGCTTCGATACATTTTTCGCGATCGCCTGGCATGGCTTTGGCTGTGAGGGCAATAATTGGTAGGGTGCGAAACTGTGGTTGTTGGCGAATGTAATGGGTAGTCTCATAGCCATCCATTTCTGGCATCATTACATCCATTAAGATGCCATCAACATTAGGGTTGGCTTGTAGTCTCTCAATCCCGTCTCGCCCATTTTCAGCAAACAGAACTTCCATTTGATAACTTTCTAACAGGCTAGTCAAGGCAAAGATATTTCTGAGGTCATCATCGACAATCAAAATTTTGCGATGAGCTAGCACAGGGTCAGTTTGTTGCAATTGTTCGAGGATTTGGCGTTTGGCTGGGGGTAAGTTGGCTTGGACTCGATGCAAGAATAAAGCCGTTTCATCTAACAATCGTTCAGGCGATCGCACATTTTTAATAATAATTGTCTCTGCTAATCTTCTTAGTTGCGTTTCTTCGTGGCGGGTGAGTTCTTTACCAGTGTAAACAATGATTGGGAGTTTCAAGAGGTTCGGTTCTTGCTTGATGTATTCAATCAGTTCTAAGCCGGTCATGTCAGGCAAACCTAGATCCAAGACAATACAATCAAACTGCCGCGTTTTTAAAATTTCTAATGCGGCTGTTCCCGTATTTACAGATGTACTCTGCACATCTGTGTTACCGATGAGTTCGATAATACTTTGAGCTTGCACCGGATCATCTTCTATCACTAAGAGATGTTTGACTTTCCGCGCAATAAAGCTTTTCATCTCAGTGAACACCTGATTGAGTGCTTCTGTTGATACAGGTTTTTGTAAATAAGTGATTGCTCCTAACTGTAAACCCCGTTGTTGTCTATCATCTACAGACATGATATGGACTGGAATATGTCTAGTTTGGGGATCGTGTTTTAATCGATCTAACAGTGTCCATCCGTCTATGTCTGGCAGATTGATGTCTAAGGTAATCGCTTCTGGCTGATACTCTTGTGCTAATGCTAAAGCCTGTTTGCTTTGGAGCGCAACTATAACCTTAAAACCTTTTTGTTGTGCCATTTCTAGGAGGATGCGAGCAAATTTTTCATCATCCTCAACGATGAGCAACACATGATCACCTGGCTGAATTTTTTGGCGATCGTCTGGGATTTGACTGGGGGATGGTTCGATCGGCTTTTGGATGGGAGTTTCTCGCAAAGTAGGAGATGGAGGCAATGAGGTA from Nostoc sp. UHCC 0870 includes these protein-coding regions:
- a CDS encoding universal stress protein; the protein is MIEKILLAVSGLGHAEEMLKTLKEVPSIHNAKVTVLHVVPAQSTSAAMTDKWEEGGKILANAMQSLNLDPSQVSSILRQGDPKDVVCQVADEMDADLIIMGSRGLKRLQSILSNSVSQYVFQLSSRPMLLVKDDIYVKKIKRIMVAMDNSDAAKHCLNLALFLLQGIQGSQLILANVTTDLRGKTSEVAEISPDKNPVLAAAVAEAQKYGVSTRCYSSSGKPGEEICRLTEQLNVDLLLLGSPDRRPSVAKNFVDIDRLIGASLSDYVRVNATCPVLLARTTA
- a CDS encoding response regulator, which codes for MQPEPKVNILLVDDKLENLLALEAILERLGANLVRATTGEEALRCLLHQDFAVILLDVQMPGMDGFETATLIRSRGRSRQTPIIFLTAFSTSDQMLFKGYALGAVDYLLKPLDSNILLSKVTVFVELFKKTEAVQRQADQLAAINAELRQSKERFCSLSTCSPVGIFEIDTEGLCKYTNPRYQAICELSAVESLQITWLESVYPEHRERAIASWSRYIQQGGNYSEEFQFQTTDGSVRWVQVRSSPMLSNQGELLGYVGTLEDITTRKQAEEIRAQVIREQTARQEAEATNRMKDEFLAVLSHELRTPLTAMLGWSKILRVKKLDEKATARALEAIERNANTQVQLIEDILDISRIIRGQLRLNFCAVNPITVIEAALEVVRPLADTKGIKLYTALDATLGSVCGDPARLQQIVWNLLTNAIKFTPQGGQVEVHLEGIESKSPIQGELLTGKENQQSSNSLALSIRKSAVCAQIKVIDTGIGIDQDFLPNVFERFRQADSTTTRSHSGLGLGLAIVRNLVELHGGTIAADSPGEGQGATFTVQLPLIYSSKETFGKPRENILALNSTPLKGIKVLIVDDETDTRNFLVFLLAEYGAIADIAASTDTALAMIEQSKPDILISDIGMSEQDGYTLIRKLRNLEAQQGGHIPAIALTAFSSEDDSLQALKAGFQQHISKPVDPNKLIATVTRLLKLPSSVSVS
- a CDS encoding chemotaxis protein CheB, coding for MCFKIVVIGTSLGGLSALQNILGDLPSDFPAAIVIVQHRHKESDETFKVLLQEYTLLPIQEVEDKYEIIPGRVYLAPADYHLLVEPGYFALSIDQPVSYARPSIDVLFESAADIYAERVIGLILTGANQDGKQGLKKVKARGGITIVQEPSTAQSPIMPAAAISDLAVDWILPLPDISHLLVNLCHSTGN
- a CDS encoding CheR family methyltransferase produces the protein MILPKPSLEDIEIQLLLEGLYQYYGYDFRNYALASLKRRIHSFMHSQGLKNISALQEKLLHDRTCVDRFLVDLTVNVTSMFRDPSFYLSFRHNVVPLLRTYPFIRIWHAGCSTGEEVYSMAILLQEENLYHRCRIYATDTNEKVLQTAKTGIFPLKLMQEYTQLYLKAGGKESFSQYYTAAYDHAIFRASLRDNVIFAQHNLATDSSFNEFNVIFCRNVLIYFNQILQKQVHTLFYNSLCNFGILGLGRQESLRFTPYEQYYEEIAKGEKLYRRLN